Within Chlorogloeopsis sp. ULAP01, the genomic segment CGCGAGGTGCCAACATTTTTGCTGATGCGTTTGGCATTTGGTGTAGGGCTATGCCGATTTGGAATGTTCCGCGCTGTACGGGCGAGCTCACATACAGAATCGATGGACACAAACTTTGCTAACCAAACTTCCTCAGGTTTGCTTGGGTAGCGATCGCATGGTCATATTTGAAGTCTGACAGACTGTCTTTTGACCTCAACAGAAATTTCAGGAACAATAGCAACTAATGACAAATAACTTGAGCTAGTCAGGTAAATTATACTACCTGACTATTTTTTGCCTATATACTTTCACTTTTTTTAAAGATTTGGCGATGTCTGGCGATTAGCCCTAACTTTCATCCTAATTGTAGGGCGATTACTGACATCACTATGGACACAGATTAACGCAGCTTTAATCTGTGCAATCTGTTGCTTCTCATTCTTGATAGTGCGCTGCCACTCATGAAATCTTCTATGAAAGTAACCCAGTGATACCGGAGTGTAAGAAAAACAGACCAAAAACAAGCGAAACAACAATGGTGATTGAACGGCTATTTTTGGTCAACCAGGCTGAAAGCTCACTGAGTAAATATTTCGAGCGTTCAGGTATGAGGATACGAGCCAAGATCGGGAGCAGCAACAAGGATTCAGCTAGCAAAATGAAAAGTAAGTATACGATGGTGCTAGATAGCTGTCCCAACTGCGCTGCCGCGATTGTAGCCAGTGCGCTGAGAGTAAAAACCCACAACTTCGCTGCAATCAACGGTAGTCCGAGCCCAATTCCAAAAGCCCTGAGTGGAGTTAAGCTATCAATCATGGTTAACCCTTTGGGCGGTGAATCATCCGGATCGTCCTCCCTACGCCATTTTTTATAGGCGGCGATTAGTAAGAGAATGCCAAGCACTAGGAGCAATGTTGAGACTATCGGATTCTTACCGTTACTTCCCTCAGTCAGTGCCGAGGAGCCGGACAGAACCAAACCAAAAATCAATCCCTGTAACAGACGTGTGATCGTCATTCCAGCGACATAAGCTACAGCCTTGAATAGTCCCTGATTGGGGCTTTTCAGTAGCAACAAACCGATGATGATTTGCAAAGGTACGATAGCACTGCCGATGATATAGGGCAGAAGCGAGATGAGCACAGTTTCCATAGAATACTCTCAATCAGTGTTAGGACTTACAAGTTTCCAACCTTTGGAAGTCTCACCATTACGATCAGGCTACTGATGAGCACAAGGATTATGCTTATGGCCACGGTTAAGTATAGTATTCGATTGTAAAAGAATTTGACTTTGTCTAGCCTGATTGACTGCTTTTATAAAGACTAAGCAGTATGACTATATTACTATGCAGTGATTCTCGCCGATCAATTCATTGCATCCCAGATTACCTTATACTATTTTAGATTTGGATTGGGAATAGCCTTGATGTGTCCGCGTTCCGTGAATCTATCTGCCCTTAATGATTTTTTAATGTGGCATCACATACAGAACTAATGGA encodes:
- a CDS encoding GAP family protein, which translates into the protein METVLISLLPYIIGSAIVPLQIIIGLLLLKSPNQGLFKAVAYVAGMTITRLLQGLIFGLVLSGSSALTEGSNGKNPIVSTLLLVLGILLLIAAYKKWRREDDPDDSPPKGLTMIDSLTPLRAFGIGLGLPLIAAKLWVFTLSALATIAAAQLGQLSSTIVYLLFILLAESLLLLPILARILIPERSKYLLSELSAWLTKNSRSITIVVSLVFGLFFLHSGITGLLS